A section of the Marinoscillum sp. 108 genome encodes:
- a CDS encoding type B 50S ribosomal protein L31 → MKKDIHPEYKEVVFLDTTSEFKFITRSTMTSNETIKWEDGNEYPLVKIEVSSASHPFYTGKKIFLDTAGRVEKFNKKYKKSK, encoded by the coding sequence ATGAAAAAGGACATCCATCCAGAATACAAAGAAGTAGTCTTTTTAGATACCACTAGTGAATTCAAATTCATCACAAGGTCTACAATGACTAGTAACGAAACCATCAAATGGGAAGACGGAAACGAATACCCATTGGTGAAGATAGAGGTTAGTTCTGCTTCTCACCCGTTTTACACAGGTAAGAAAATCTTCTTGGATACTGCCGGTAGAGTTGAGAAATTCAATAAGAAGTACAAGAAAAGCAAGTAA
- the rimK gene encoding 30S ribosomal protein S6--L-glutamate ligase — protein sequence MKLAILSRKSDLYSTRRLKEAGEERGHEVHVIDHLQCDIMIEQNALAMYYQGQKLTDYDAVIPRIGASVTFYGTAVLRQFEMMDVFSANRSIAITRSRDKLRSLQMLAAAGLDLPKTAFTNYSKEEKQIIQNLGGAPLIVKLLEGTQGLGVVLAETIKAAKSVIEAFHGLKARIIVQEFIKEAKASDIRAFIVDGEVVGAMKRTGKEGEFRSNLHRGGSAELIRLKRSEKAAAIKAAAAMGLHIAGVDMLQSDRGPLILEVNSSPGLEGIETATEKDIAGKIIEFVERNYQNKRGRKKNA from the coding sequence ATGAAATTAGCGATACTTTCCAGAAAATCGGATCTGTATTCCACCCGCAGACTGAAGGAAGCTGGAGAAGAAAGAGGTCACGAAGTACACGTCATCGACCATTTGCAGTGTGACATCATGATCGAGCAAAATGCACTGGCCATGTATTATCAGGGGCAGAAGCTCACCGATTATGATGCCGTCATCCCCCGAATTGGAGCGTCAGTCACCTTTTACGGAACCGCCGTGCTCCGTCAGTTCGAAATGATGGATGTCTTCAGTGCGAACCGGTCGATAGCGATCACGCGCTCTAGAGACAAACTCCGGAGCCTGCAAATGCTCGCTGCGGCGGGGTTAGATCTGCCAAAGACCGCCTTTACCAACTACTCCAAAGAAGAGAAACAAATCATCCAAAACCTGGGAGGAGCGCCTCTCATCGTCAAGTTGCTGGAAGGCACGCAGGGTCTTGGTGTGGTACTGGCCGAAACCATCAAAGCCGCCAAGTCAGTGATTGAGGCCTTTCATGGTCTCAAAGCTCGTATTATCGTTCAGGAATTTATCAAAGAAGCCAAAGCTTCGGATATCCGGGCATTTATCGTAGATGGGGAGGTTGTAGGGGCCATGAAGCGCACCGGCAAAGAAGGAGAATTCAGGTCCAACCTCCACAGAGGTGGGTCAGCCGAGCTCATCCGACTGAAAAGGTCTGAAAAAGCCGCCGCCATCAAAGCTGCGGCTGCTATGGGGCTTCACATAGCCGGAGTAGATATGCTCCAGTCTGATAGAGGACCGCTTATTCTGGAAGTGAATAGCTCTCCCGGTCTGGAAGGAATTGAAACCGCCACAGAAAAGGACATTGCCGGCAAAATCATAGAGTTTGTGGAGCGCAACTATCAAAACAAACGCGGAAGAAAGAAAAACGCCTAG
- a CDS encoding peptidylprolyl isomerase, whose product MKKLLLAFVVLAIALSACDKNKDYLITIHTEYGDMKAILYDETPLHKKNFIELAKAGRYDSTIWHRVIEGFMIQGGDVQTKEGIRETEDQRIPAEIVKGFQHTKGAIAAARQGDQVNPKKMSSSSQFYIVDGRKYSEAELTTDQMKLNQGVSQMLRDDQYDSLRQLFTELQLKGDFEGMNQLALDCKDYVSKELGISMDRDVDPETVATYTVTDGAPHLDNEYTIFGRVVEGLEVIDKIAAVKTARGDKPEKDTYLTIELEMVPKKEITKKYGYEYPKEK is encoded by the coding sequence ATGAAAAAATTACTTCTGGCGTTCGTTGTTCTGGCCATAGCACTTTCTGCCTGTGACAAAAACAAAGATTACCTGATTACCATTCATACAGAATATGGCGATATGAAGGCCATTCTCTACGACGAGACACCCTTGCACAAGAAAAACTTTATTGAACTCGCCAAAGCCGGAAGGTATGACAGCACCATTTGGCACCGGGTCATCGAAGGTTTTATGATTCAGGGAGGAGACGTACAAACCAAAGAGGGCATCAGAGAAACCGAAGACCAGCGGATTCCTGCTGAAATAGTGAAAGGCTTCCAACATACCAAAGGGGCCATAGCAGCGGCTCGCCAAGGAGACCAGGTGAACCCAAAGAAAATGTCCTCCAGCTCGCAGTTTTACATCGTGGATGGTCGTAAATACTCTGAGGCGGAGCTCACCACCGATCAGATGAAACTCAACCAGGGTGTGAGCCAAATGCTTCGCGACGATCAATATGATAGCCTCCGACAGCTATTTACAGAGCTGCAGCTAAAAGGTGATTTCGAAGGAATGAATCAACTTGCGCTGGACTGCAAAGACTATGTGTCCAAAGAATTGGGGATCAGTATGGACAGAGATGTAGACCCTGAAACAGTCGCCACCTATACGGTCACAGATGGTGCACCACACCTGGACAACGAATACACCATTTTCGGTCGGGTGGTAGAAGGCCTGGAAGTAATAGACAAAATAGCCGCAGTGAAAACCGCCCGTGGCGACAAACCCGAAAAAGACACCTATCTGACCATAGAACTGGAGATGGTGCCCAAAAAAGAGATCACCAAAAAATACGGGTACGAATACCCGAAAGAAAAATAA
- a CDS encoding RimK/LysX family protein — translation MKTKKTIGRADIVDFPDLGIEGVKAKIDTGAFTSSIHCKKISVKEGVLSFHVSIDQDGTTISKRFETTDYTQKKIRSSNGVAQLRYVIKTKIVLFGKAYPAQFSLTDRSRMKNPVLLGRKLLKGRFLVDVSEKNLSFDLKKTQK, via the coding sequence GTGAAAACAAAAAAAACCATTGGAAGAGCGGATATAGTGGATTTTCCTGATCTTGGAATTGAAGGGGTAAAAGCCAAAATTGATACCGGAGCATTTACTTCCTCTATTCATTGTAAAAAAATTTCGGTGAAAGAGGGTGTGCTTAGTTTTCATGTATCCATTGATCAGGATGGCACCACCATCAGCAAGCGGTTCGAAACCACAGACTATACACAAAAGAAGATCAGAAGCTCCAACGGAGTAGCTCAGCTGAGATATGTAATCAAAACAAAAATTGTTCTTTTCGGCAAGGCCTATCCTGCGCAGTTTTCACTCACCGACAGGAGCCGCATGAAAAACCCCGTACTACTCGGAAGAAAGCTTTTGAAAGGTCGCTTTCTCGTAGATGTATCCGAAAAAAACCTTTCCTTTGACTTAAAGAAAACTCAAAAATGA
- a CDS encoding GlmU family protein: protein MSILFAEHPEAHQQLLPLTYTRPIADLRVGILTIAEKWARRLDAAPFGFETLPYLQEKFTTLTAEENTLWIVNGLLPDDSLIQAVKTLKPGQVLRHGEHPLAARGKHNPLLHTDYQPVSFEESYDQISYTWHIFQLNGAEIRKDFELITKGRTSQPITDAHTMTYGSDIFLEEGAQVRAAILNAENGPIYLGRNSEVQEGAIIRGPFGMGEGSIVAMGSKLRGDTSAGPQCKMGGEISNSVFWGRSNKGHDGFLGNSVLGEWCNLGAATNNSNLKNNYDPVRMWDFASGRFVHTDLQFCGLIMGDHSKTAIGTLFNTGTTVGVAANIFGEGFPRNIIPSFSWGGAKGFVTHQPRKAFITAQVVMKRRNLELTEQDKNILNHIFEASAQYRVWEKN, encoded by the coding sequence ATGAGCATACTTTTTGCTGAGCACCCGGAAGCCCATCAGCAGCTTCTTCCTCTTACCTATACCCGACCCATCGCTGATTTGCGCGTGGGAATCCTTACCATCGCTGAAAAATGGGCCAGAAGACTCGATGCTGCACCCTTTGGGTTTGAAACCCTCCCCTATCTTCAAGAGAAATTTACCACGCTGACCGCTGAGGAGAATACCCTCTGGATTGTTAACGGCCTTTTGCCCGATGACTCCCTCATACAAGCCGTCAAAACATTGAAACCTGGCCAGGTGCTCCGGCACGGAGAGCACCCCCTTGCAGCTCGGGGCAAACACAATCCCCTTTTACATACCGACTATCAGCCGGTTTCCTTTGAGGAATCTTATGACCAGATTTCCTATACCTGGCACATCTTTCAGCTCAATGGAGCAGAGATCAGAAAAGATTTTGAACTCATCACCAAAGGAAGAACGAGCCAGCCCATCACAGATGCGCATACCATGACTTACGGGTCAGATATCTTTCTGGAGGAAGGTGCCCAGGTCCGAGCGGCTATTCTCAATGCAGAAAATGGCCCTATTTACCTGGGTCGAAACAGTGAGGTACAGGAAGGGGCTATCATTCGGGGACCTTTTGGAATGGGGGAAGGCAGCATAGTGGCCATGGGCAGCAAACTGCGGGGGGATACCTCCGCCGGACCCCAGTGCAAAATGGGCGGTGAAATTTCCAACAGCGTCTTCTGGGGCCGAAGCAATAAAGGGCATGACGGCTTTCTTGGCAACTCCGTGCTGGGTGAGTGGTGTAATCTGGGAGCTGCCACCAACAACTCCAACCTCAAAAATAACTATGATCCTGTGCGCATGTGGGACTTTGCCTCCGGGCGGTTCGTTCACACTGACCTCCAGTTTTGTGGGTTGATCATGGGTGACCACAGTAAAACGGCCATTGGCACCCTATTCAACACCGGCACTACAGTAGGTGTAGCGGCCAACATTTTTGGTGAGGGGTTCCCGCGTAACATCATCCCTTCTTTCTCCTGGGGCGGAGCAAAAGGTTTTGTGACCCACCAGCCACGCAAAGCTTTCATCACTGCGCAAGTGGTAATGAAAAGAAGAAATTTAGAACTAACCGAACAGGATAAAAACATCCTAAATCATATCTTTGAGGCCTCTGCTCAGTATCGGGTTTGGGAAAAAAATTAA
- the hemC gene encoding hydroxymethylbilane synthase codes for MEIIRIGTRKSKLALWQAEYVARQLQQAGHPTELVLRETKGDKVLDVSIAKIGSKGVFTEELEEQLASGEVDIAVHSAKDMQSRLPAGFEIIAFSEREKINDVIVSEKPIDLKNEQLILGTSSTRRVALFRHFYPNVQTVDVRGNLQTRLEKMRAGLCDGLVLAYAGVHRMGYDPMIRHELSQDEFIPAVGQGSIAIEAHSSLSAEKKEAIRSVLNHQPTESRLLAERAYLARLEGGCSIPVFALANWAGDELVISGGIVSLDGGQRIVKTLRGANPMTLGNQLAEEILKAGGDKILAEIRKQL; via the coding sequence GTGGAAATCATCAGGATAGGAACCCGAAAAAGTAAGCTTGCCCTCTGGCAGGCAGAATATGTGGCCCGACAACTACAGCAGGCCGGGCACCCCACAGAGCTGGTACTTCGAGAAACCAAAGGTGACAAAGTACTGGATGTCTCCATTGCCAAAATAGGGAGCAAGGGTGTTTTTACAGAAGAGCTGGAAGAGCAGCTCGCATCAGGAGAAGTGGACATAGCTGTACACAGTGCGAAGGACATGCAGTCCCGATTGCCGGCAGGATTTGAGATCATCGCGTTCAGTGAGCGCGAAAAGATCAACGACGTGATTGTCTCCGAAAAACCCATTGACCTAAAGAACGAGCAACTCATTTTGGGTACCTCCTCCACCCGCAGGGTAGCCCTTTTCAGGCATTTTTATCCAAATGTGCAAACTGTGGATGTCCGGGGAAATCTCCAGACCCGACTGGAAAAAATGAGAGCAGGGCTCTGTGATGGACTTGTGCTGGCCTATGCCGGAGTGCACAGAATGGGTTACGACCCTATGATCAGGCATGAACTGTCTCAGGATGAATTTATACCGGCAGTGGGTCAGGGCAGCATTGCCATAGAGGCCCATTCATCTCTTTCGGCGGAGAAAAAGGAAGCCATCCGATCTGTCCTCAACCATCAGCCAACTGAAAGCCGGTTGTTGGCAGAACGAGCTTATCTGGCACGACTGGAGGGCGGGTGTAGCATCCCCGTATTTGCTCTGGCCAACTGGGCAGGTGACGAACTGGTCATCTCAGGGGGCATTGTAAGTCTGGATGGCGGTCAGAGAATTGTGAAAACCCTCCGCGGGGCCAACCCCATGACTCTGGGCAATCAGCTCGCCGAAGAAATCCTAAAAGCCGGAGGAGATAAAATTCTCGCGGAAATACGTAAACAACTTTGA
- a CDS encoding DNA polymerase III subunit delta, which translates to MRFADIPGLESLKESLVASYKNNHIAHAQLFNGPVGGGGLSMALAFASYLLCENKQEQDACGACPNCHKMERLIHPDVHYIYPKPSASKATEYDKLQSDTLKKWRTFAHEQPYGDIEDWVTYNGYENKNVLISKEDSRNIIKTVSMKSFEGDFKILIIWYPEYMHPAAANGILKVLEEPPTQTIYLLVSYAYDTLLATIKSRTQIFNVAPFQESVIAEHLISQRGADPQVAEKIARLASGSMGKAFYELEHAGSIAYESFRNWMQICLKGDYTAMVQNTESFLQSSKPQQRNQLEFAIALIRDAILSKADNDQLLQREGAEGEFIKKFGGFATLEVLENIYINISNSLNHLQRNASPRITYMNLSLQCSKLLRS; encoded by the coding sequence ATGCGGTTTGCGGATATCCCGGGTTTGGAAAGTTTGAAAGAGTCACTCGTGGCCTCCTACAAAAACAATCACATTGCGCACGCCCAGCTTTTCAATGGTCCGGTGGGCGGCGGTGGCCTCTCCATGGCATTGGCCTTTGCTTCCTACCTCCTATGTGAAAATAAGCAGGAGCAGGATGCCTGTGGGGCATGTCCCAACTGCCACAAAATGGAGCGGCTGATTCACCCGGATGTTCATTATATCTACCCCAAACCTTCGGCATCCAAGGCCACAGAATATGACAAACTGCAAAGCGACACCCTGAAAAAATGGCGAACCTTTGCACACGAGCAACCCTACGGGGACATTGAGGACTGGGTCACCTATAATGGGTATGAGAATAAAAACGTCCTCATTTCTAAAGAAGACAGCCGCAATATCATCAAGACAGTGAGCATGAAGTCTTTTGAGGGGGACTTTAAGATCCTGATCATCTGGTATCCGGAATACATGCACCCGGCAGCTGCCAATGGCATCCTGAAGGTACTGGAAGAGCCTCCCACCCAAACGATCTATCTACTGGTGAGCTACGCTTACGATACATTGCTCGCCACCATCAAATCCCGAACGCAGATTTTTAATGTAGCCCCTTTTCAGGAGTCAGTCATTGCTGAGCACCTCATCAGCCAGCGTGGAGCAGACCCGCAGGTGGCCGAGAAGATCGCCCGCCTGGCATCCGGCAGTATGGGCAAGGCTTTCTATGAGCTGGAGCACGCCGGCTCCATCGCCTACGAATCATTCAGAAACTGGATGCAAATCTGTCTGAAAGGAGACTACACAGCCATGGTCCAAAATACGGAATCGTTTCTGCAAAGCTCCAAGCCTCAGCAGCGAAATCAGCTGGAGTTTGCCATCGCGCTGATCAGAGATGCCATCCTATCCAAAGCCGACAATGACCAGCTCCTCCAGCGCGAGGGAGCCGAAGGGGAGTTCATTAAAAAATTTGGAGGCTTTGCCACGCTAGAAGTTTTAGAAAACATCTATATAAACATTAGCAACAGCCTCAACCATTTGCAGAGAAACGCAAGTCCGCGCATTACGTATATGAACCTTTCATTGCAATGCAGTAAACTGCTTAGGTCCTAG